Proteins co-encoded in one Rhodospirillales bacterium genomic window:
- a CDS encoding ATP-binding cassette domain-containing protein, translated as MKGIDDPFIDAVMKVSFGLQEGETFRLVSESGSGKTTLGRAIIGLVKTQEGAITFESQDLVGLKDTQYRGVRSNIAMMFQDPIASLSPRKKVRRAITEPLATSSTPAAPGNRAKQRSL; from the coding sequence ATGAAAGGGATCGACGACCCGTTTATCGACGCTGTGATGAAGGTGTCGTTCGGCCTGCAGGAGGGAGAAACCTTCAGGCTGGTCAGCGAATCAGGATCCGGCAAGACAACGCTGGGCCGCGCCATCATTGGTCTGGTCAAGACGCAGGAAGGTGCCATCACCTTCGAGAGTCAGGATTTGGTTGGCCTGAAGGACACCCAGTATCGCGGGGTTCGGAGCAACATCGCCATGATGTTCCAGGATCCGATCGCCAGCCTGTCGCCACGAAAGAAGGTGCGCCGCGCGATCACCGAGCCCTTGGCTACGAGTTCCACGCCCGCCGCCCCCGGGAATCGTGCAAAGCAGCGATCTCTTTGA
- a CDS encoding dipeptide epimerase, protein MSMRRAISARHEVWPLAQVFRISRGARTVADVIVVEVVQNGVRGWAEAVPYPRYGQSIESSLAEIDRVRCAVEEGTSRHELMAEMAPSAVRNAIDCALWDLEAKMTGDPVWRLAGLDEPGMLTTTYTLSIDTPDAMGAAAVANAHRPLLKIKLDSEHVLERLGAVRRGAPDARLVVDANEAWSVDLLRKIGGALAELNVTMIEQPLRADDDAGLAGLDCPVTLCADESCHGSNTVAALADRYGMVNIKLDKTGGLTEALALRRAAQEAGLEIMVGCMVGTSLAMAPAMLVAQGASVVDLDGPLLMREDRSPGIVFEGNRMHPCPPELWG, encoded by the coding sequence ATGTCGATGCGCCGCGCGATATCGGCCCGGCACGAGGTCTGGCCGCTCGCGCAGGTCTTCCGCATTTCCCGTGGGGCCAGGACTGTGGCCGATGTCATCGTCGTCGAGGTCGTCCAGAACGGTGTGCGCGGCTGGGCCGAGGCCGTGCCGTATCCGCGCTACGGCCAGTCGATCGAATCCAGCCTGGCAGAGATTGATCGCGTTCGCTGCGCGGTCGAAGAAGGAACCAGTCGCCACGAGTTGATGGCCGAGATGGCGCCGTCGGCGGTCCGCAACGCAATAGACTGTGCGCTCTGGGATCTTGAAGCAAAGATGACCGGCGATCCGGTGTGGCGTCTCGCGGGCCTGGACGAGCCCGGCATGCTGACCACGACCTACACGTTGTCGATCGATACGCCCGATGCCATGGGTGCCGCGGCCGTCGCGAACGCGCATCGCCCGTTGCTGAAGATCAAGCTCGACAGCGAGCATGTTCTCGAACGCCTCGGCGCGGTGCGCCGGGGCGCGCCGGATGCCCGTCTTGTTGTCGATGCCAACGAGGCTTGGAGTGTTGATCTCCTGCGTAAGATCGGCGGTGCACTCGCCGAGCTCAATGTCACGATGATCGAGCAACCCCTGCGGGCCGACGACGATGCAGGCCTCGCGGGTCTCGATTGCCCGGTCACGCTGTGCGCTGACGAATCCTGCCACGGTTCCAACACGGTTGCCGCTCTCGCCGACCGTTACGGCATGGTCAACATCAAGCTCGACAAGACTGGTGGGCTGACCGAAGCGCTCGCCTTGCGCCGCGCAGCGCAGGAAGCGGGCCTGGAGATCATGGTCGGATGTATGGTCGGCACCTCGCTCGCGATGGCACCCGCCATGTTGGTAGCCCAGGGTGCCAGCGTCGTCGATCTCGACGGTCCGCTCCTGATGCGGGAGGATCGTTCGCCGGGGATCGTGTTCGAAGGGAACAGGATGCACCCGTGCCCGCCTGAACTCTGGGGATAG
- a CDS encoding DUF1611 domain-containing protein, protein MQKAGAPYLLFLGDAQDELSIKGCTGVKIWRPEKARAQIVLEGGNQDLGLENMTPAQAAEAGCRTMVLGVANAGGFVPGNWIPTIIDALEAGLDVMAGMHKRLADIPAINEVAKQFGRTLFDVRQPSMDFKVGKGFKREGKRVITVGTDCSVGKKFTALALEKEMKGRGMKCTFRATGQSGIFIAGEGVAVDGVVADFIAGAAEWLSPDNEPDHWDVVEGQGSLFHPSFAGVSLGLLHGSQPDALVMCHEPTRPHMRGVPGRVLPSIEECIETNERMTQLTNPAAKVIGVSVNTSTMPEDEAKAYLEGISRRLGMPCSDSTRMGVGSIVDELEKI, encoded by the coding sequence ATGCAGAAGGCCGGAGCGCCTTATCTTCTGTTCCTGGGCGATGCCCAGGACGAGCTGTCGATCAAGGGCTGCACGGGCGTGAAGATCTGGCGCCCCGAGAAGGCACGCGCCCAAATCGTGCTCGAAGGCGGCAATCAGGATCTCGGTCTGGAGAACATGACTCCGGCCCAGGCCGCGGAAGCCGGCTGCAGAACGATGGTGCTTGGTGTCGCCAATGCCGGGGGCTTCGTGCCGGGCAACTGGATTCCCACGATCATCGATGCGCTTGAAGCAGGCCTTGATGTGATGGCTGGGATGCACAAGCGCCTGGCCGACATTCCGGCCATCAACGAGGTCGCCAAGCAGTTCGGCCGCACGCTGTTCGACGTGCGCCAGCCCAGCATGGACTTCAAGGTCGGCAAGGGTTTCAAGCGCGAGGGCAAACGTGTGATCACGGTCGGGACCGACTGCTCTGTCGGCAAGAAGTTCACCGCACTGGCGCTCGAGAAGGAGATGAAAGGACGCGGCATGAAGTGCACGTTTCGCGCAACCGGCCAGTCCGGCATCTTCATTGCCGGTGAGGGCGTCGCGGTCGACGGCGTCGTGGCCGATTTTATCGCCGGTGCCGCCGAGTGGCTGTCGCCTGATAACGAACCCGACCACTGGGATGTCGTCGAGGGGCAGGGCTCGCTCTTCCATCCGAGCTTTGCCGGTGTGAGCCTGGGGCTTCTGCACGGCTCGCAGCCCGACGCCCTGGTCATGTGCCACGAGCCGACCCGGCCCCACATGCGGGGTGTTCCGGGCCGAGTGCTGCCGTCGATTGAGGAATGCATCGAGACCAACGAGCGCATGACGCAGCTGACCAACCCGGCCGCCAAGGTAATCGGTGTCTCGGTCAACACTTCTACCATGCCCGAAGACGAGGCGAAGGCCTATCTGGAGGGGATCAGCCGGCGTCTCGGCATGCCGTGCTCGGATTCGACCCGGATGGGTGTCGGCTCGATCGTCGACGAGCTGGAAAAGATCTAG
- a CDS encoding universal stress protein — protein sequence MFRNVVMAIDLNEEESWRIALPKAIEVAQGGVLHLVNVVPDYGLAIVGQYFEKDAESDMREAARVQLHAFAEEHVPDDIRASCLIGAGSVHVEILRMATEVGADLIVLGAPEPGLKDYLLGPTAAHIMRHAKVSVLVIRDQPRRDRMAGQTDGMPSQTCQQQV from the coding sequence GTGTTCCGCAACGTCGTGATGGCCATTGATCTGAACGAAGAGGAAAGCTGGAGGATCGCACTGCCAAAGGCGATCGAGGTTGCGCAGGGCGGCGTGCTTCATCTGGTCAACGTGGTGCCCGACTACGGCCTTGCCATCGTCGGACAGTATTTCGAAAAAGATGCGGAATCGGACATGCGCGAGGCCGCGCGTGTTCAGCTCCATGCTTTTGCCGAAGAGCACGTGCCCGATGACATCCGCGCCTCCTGCCTGATCGGAGCGGGCTCGGTTCACGTCGAGATTTTGCGCATGGCGACCGAGGTTGGCGCCGATCTGATCGTGTTGGGCGCACCCGAGCCCGGCCTGAAGGATTACCTGCTGGGCCCGACGGCTGCGCATATCATGCGGCATGCAAAGGTGAGCGTCCTGGTCATCAGGGATCAGCCCCGCCGGGATCGCATGGCTGGACAGACGGACGGAATGCCATCACAAACCTGCCAACAACAGGTTTAA
- a CDS encoding TRAP transporter permease produces the protein MFGGMMLALAIWTAIDYDALVSDLERMEHPDWTFALWVVMAMGFIEGARRILAIVCAFVKVAPKGVVGALLIGSGVDRSNRRYIPFYDAMLGIVAAASALFIVLDYEGIIWRQGLPGWFDVWVGVICLVLLLEAARRALGPALAILGAIFFSYFFIGPYLPDIIRYRGSPIDFAMNDIYLSTFGIFGTPLGVSTSIIFLFVLFGALLERAGAGKYFIDVAFGAFGRYRGGAAKAAVAASGASGLYSGSSIANTVTTGTFTIPLMKQVGLPPHKAGAVEVAASTNGQLMPPVMGAAAFIMAETLGIAYIDVVRAAVFPAVISYLALFYVVDLEAQKLGIKGLPKDQLPKLLKTILRGLHFVLPILVLFYFLLILRRSPILSALYAIEALAVIIVLQRLMIAWLAIGVARRSGEMIGSAGQLVLRGFKEGVLDVLEGLITGARNMISIGVATASAGIIVGVVSATGLVGRFTTLIDALSMGSIHLVLILTAICCLILGMGLPTTANYILMASLMAPVIVQLGGDASLVFPIIAAHLFVFYFGILADDTPPVGLAAYAAAAIARSDPIRTGIQGFTYDMRTAILPFVFIFNTELLMISGVAENGDIIWLDDWFKIGFVFVVSLLAMFAFAAAVQGWFAARLNVVERLLLGVVCVLLFLPSIVSDPTGISREIVQVALVAVMVTLFVWQAMRAKRQTAMG, from the coding sequence ATGTTTGGCGGCATGATGCTGGCGCTCGCGATCTGGACTGCGATCGACTACGACGCGCTGGTCAGCGATCTCGAGAGGATGGAGCACCCGGACTGGACCTTCGCGCTCTGGGTCGTGATGGCGATGGGCTTCATCGAGGGCGCACGACGCATCCTTGCGATCGTATGCGCGTTCGTGAAGGTGGCGCCCAAGGGCGTGGTTGGAGCGCTTCTGATCGGAAGCGGCGTTGACCGCTCCAACCGCCGCTACATTCCCTTTTACGACGCCATGCTCGGCATCGTGGCGGCCGCCTCCGCGCTGTTCATCGTGCTCGATTACGAGGGTATCATCTGGCGCCAGGGATTGCCCGGCTGGTTCGACGTATGGGTCGGCGTGATTTGCCTGGTCCTGCTGCTTGAGGCTGCGCGGCGTGCCCTCGGCCCGGCACTCGCCATTCTGGGCGCGATCTTCTTCAGCTATTTCTTCATCGGACCCTACCTGCCCGATATCATCCGCTACCGCGGGTCGCCCATCGACTTCGCGATGAACGACATCTACCTGTCGACCTTCGGCATCTTCGGGACGCCGCTGGGCGTTTCGACCAGCATCATTTTCCTCTTTGTGCTGTTCGGTGCGCTGTTGGAGCGCGCTGGTGCCGGCAAGTACTTCATCGACGTTGCCTTTGGCGCCTTCGGGCGTTACCGCGGTGGCGCGGCGAAGGCGGCCGTCGCAGCCTCGGGCGCGAGCGGTCTCTATTCCGGCTCGTCGATCGCCAACACCGTCACCACGGGCACCTTCACGATCCCGCTGATGAAGCAGGTTGGCCTGCCGCCGCACAAGGCGGGCGCGGTCGAGGTCGCGGCGTCGACCAACGGCCAGCTCATGCCGCCGGTGATGGGGGCCGCCGCCTTCATCATGGCCGAGACTCTGGGTATCGCCTACATCGACGTCGTTCGCGCGGCGGTGTTCCCTGCCGTGATCTCGTATCTGGCGCTGTTTTATGTCGTCGATCTCGAAGCCCAGAAGCTCGGCATCAAGGGCCTGCCGAAGGATCAGCTTCCCAAACTCCTGAAGACGATCTTGCGCGGCCTGCACTTCGTCCTGCCGATCCTTGTGCTGTTCTACTTCCTGCTGATCCTGCGCCGATCACCGATACTCTCGGCGCTTTATGCCATTGAGGCGCTGGCCGTCATCATCGTACTCCAGCGGCTGATGATCGCCTGGCTGGCGATCGGTGTGGCGCGACGGTCCGGCGAAATGATCGGCAGCGCCGGTCAGCTTGTTCTCCGCGGTTTCAAGGAGGGTGTGCTTGATGTCCTCGAAGGGCTAATCACCGGTGCCCGCAACATGATCTCCATCGGTGTCGCGACGGCATCCGCGGGCATCATCGTCGGCGTGGTCAGCGCGACCGGCCTCGTCGGCCGTTTCACCACCCTGATCGACGCGTTGTCGATGGGCAGCATCCATCTCGTGCTCATCCTGACGGCGATCTGTTGCCTGATTCTCGGCATGGGTCTGCCGACAACGGCGAACTACATTCTGATGGCGTCTCTCATGGCGCCGGTGATCGTGCAGCTCGGTGGTGACGCCAGTCTCGTGTTCCCGATCATCGCGGCCCATCTGTTCGTCTTCTATTTCGGTATTCTGGCCGATGACACCCCGCCTGTTGGCCTTGCGGCCTACGCTGCGGCGGCGATCGCGCGCAGCGATCCGATCCGGACGGGCATCCAGGGGTTCACCTACGACATGCGCACGGCGATCCTGCCGTTCGTCTTCATCTTCAACACCGAGCTTCTGATGATCTCCGGCGTTGCCGAGAACGGTGACATCATCTGGCTCGATGACTGGTTCAAGATAGGCTTCGTCTTCGTCGTATCGCTGCTTGCGATGTTTGCGTTCGCGGCGGCTGTTCAGGGGTGGTTTGCCGCCAGGCTGAACGTTGTCGAGCGCCTGTTGCTTGGCGTCGTCTGTGTCCTTCTCTTCCTGCCCAGCATCGTGTCGGATCCCACGGGGATCTCGCGCGAGATCGTGCAGGTCGCCCTTGTAGCGGTGATGGTGACTCTCTTTGTCTGGCAGGCGATGCGTGCAAAGCGGCAGACGGCGATGGGCTGA
- a CDS encoding TAXI family TRAP transporter solute-binding subunit, with protein sequence MANIDQVFAGSVAFGVTRSDYLVQAVNGTRIWQDDRQPMLTALFSVHSDALFPVVREGSDIRLVYDLKGRAVSPGILDSVDQQTATQLLERSRFDVGEDIDGRSLLPDEAAAALVASEIDAFFVVGTTPASAIEQASDQIDIRVVALNTPDGNAQVADAPHYQTTDIHTTYDSDLDPTDELFRTTSLRSFGDDATVITRADMPEEIVSDVAGYVLRHLDELCGNNHPYFSHLEASDMRDNLLAPGHPGVSGDWSKPASEPSDEFLLILLVQSSGLTLRAYGAHSPSWERDGHEMPWPERIARAILASWIVAPGTSKRGHFTMRKLLLSTVAAALVAVGSLAATPAKAQTARDLLIGGGSVTGVYYQVALHVCNLVNQHSGGTYNCVGRPALGSVFNINAVNRGLLDFGVAQSDRNWQAANGSADWDGSPVEQLRSVFSVHPETVLLVTRDDTGISSVDDLRGRAVNIGNPGSGQRGNAEDILRLYGVDANADISAEGLQQNEASRALIDQKIDAFFYTVGNPAAAIEEPANSTDIKIIPIDSQAIRDFIADKPYYVMTEIQPGTYKGVDEPVATYAVKATVVASMALEDQVVYDVVKIVMENLDELREAHAAFRHLEPEDMLQGLSAPFHPGAEQYYKEQGWM encoded by the coding sequence ATGGCGAACATCGATCAGGTTTTCGCGGGTTCTGTTGCGTTCGGTGTGACCCGTTCGGACTACCTTGTGCAGGCCGTCAACGGCACGAGGATATGGCAGGACGATCGGCAGCCGATGCTGACCGCGCTCTTCAGCGTCCACAGCGACGCGCTCTTTCCGGTCGTCCGCGAGGGCAGCGATATTCGCTTGGTCTATGACCTGAAGGGGCGGGCGGTCAGCCCGGGCATTCTCGATTCCGTCGATCAGCAAACCGCGACCCAACTGCTCGAACGCAGCAGATTCGACGTCGGCGAAGACATCGACGGCCGCAGCCTCCTGCCCGACGAGGCCGCCGCCGCGCTTGTTGCCAGCGAGATCGACGCCTTTTTCGTGGTCGGTACCACACCGGCCTCGGCCATCGAGCAGGCCTCGGACCAGATCGACATTCGCGTCGTCGCGCTCAACACGCCTGACGGCAACGCCCAGGTCGCCGATGCGCCCCACTATCAGACAACCGACATCCACACGACCTACGACAGCGATCTCGATCCGACCGACGAGCTATTCCGGACCACCTCGTTACGCAGCTTCGGTGACGACGCGACGGTGATCACGCGTGCCGACATGCCCGAGGAGATCGTCAGTGATGTGGCGGGTTACGTCCTGCGGCATCTCGACGAGCTCTGCGGCAACAACCATCCCTACTTCAGTCATCTGGAAGCCTCGGACATGCGCGACAACCTCCTGGCACCTGGTCATCCGGGCGTTAGCGGCGACTGGTCAAAGCCGGCATCCGAGCCGTCGGACGAGTTTCTCCTGATTCTCTTGGTGCAAAGCTCCGGTTTGACCCTCCGCGCCTACGGGGCGCATAGTCCGTCCTGGGAACGTGACGGACACGAGATGCCATGGCCTGAGCGGATTGCGCGAGCAATCCTGGCGTCGTGGATCGTCGCGCCAGGAACAAGCAAGAGAGGACATTTCACCATGAGAAAACTGCTTCTATCGACGGTTGCCGCGGCGCTGGTTGCCGTCGGCAGCCTGGCCGCCACGCCGGCCAAGGCTCAGACAGCGCGCGATCTCCTGATCGGCGGTGGTTCGGTCACCGGTGTTTACTACCAGGTCGCTCTGCACGTCTGTAACCTTGTCAACCAGCATTCCGGCGGCACCTACAACTGCGTCGGCCGTCCGGCGCTGGGCTCGGTCTTCAACATCAACGCGGTCAACCGCGGCCTGCTCGATTTTGGCGTGGCTCAGTCCGACCGCAACTGGCAAGCGGCCAATGGTTCGGCCGACTGGGACGGTTCGCCAGTCGAGCAGCTTCGCAGCGTGTTCAGCGTGCATCCCGAGACGGTGCTTCTGGTGACGCGCGACGACACCGGAATCAGCAGCGTCGACGATCTGCGTGGTCGTGCGGTCAACATCGGCAACCCGGGCTCTGGCCAGCGCGGCAATGCCGAGGACATCCTGCGCCTCTACGGTGTCGACGCGAACGCCGATATCTCGGCCGAGGGCCTGCAGCAGAACGAGGCGTCGCGCGCCCTGATCGACCAGAAGATCGATGCGTTCTTCTACACGGTTGGCAATCCGGCAGCGGCCATCGAGGAGCCGGCGAACTCGACCGACATCAAGATCATCCCGATCGATTCGCAGGCGATCCGGGACTTCATCGCCGACAAGCCCTACTACGTCATGACCGAGATCCAGCCCGGCACCTATAAGGGTGTCGATGAGCCGGTTGCGACCTATGCCGTGAAGGCGACGGTTGTCGCCAGTATGGCGCTTGAAGATCAGGTGGTCTACGACGTCGTGAAGATCGTCATGGAGAACCTCGACGAGCTGCGCGAGGCCCATGCCGCCTTCCGCCATCTGGAGCCTGAAGACATGCTCCAGGGTCTCTCGGCGCCGTTCCATCCGGGCGCGGAGCAGTACTACAAGGAACAGGGCTGGATGTAG
- a CDS encoding carboxymuconolactone decarboxylase family protein, with protein sequence MTDAAEDRLTPLKPEDWDSSLAEVLAGLKSPLNIHNVIARNPVLMRNYVDFRNHVVTESTLSARQREIIILRVAHQTACAYEWDHHVVRGRDADLSDEDIVRVRHGAGAEGWSTDEALLISAVDDMLVNTEIAPETWSAMCEVFDDNQLLDTFFTIGTYFIMSTILKTAKVPLEEGFTVKNPV encoded by the coding sequence ATGACCGATGCCGCAGAGGACCGCCTGACGCCGCTCAAGCCGGAGGACTGGGATTCGTCGCTCGCCGAGGTGTTGGCGGGCCTGAAGTCGCCGCTCAACATCCACAATGTCATCGCGCGCAATCCCGTGTTGATGCGGAACTATGTCGATTTCCGCAACCACGTCGTCACCGAAAGCACGCTCTCGGCGCGTCAGCGGGAGATCATCATCCTGCGTGTCGCCCATCAGACGGCGTGCGCCTACGAATGGGACCATCATGTCGTTCGGGGCCGCGATGCGGACCTGTCTGACGAGGACATCGTCCGGGTGCGGCACGGTGCAGGCGCGGAAGGCTGGTCGACCGATGAGGCGCTCCTGATCAGCGCCGTCGACGACATGCTGGTCAACACTGAAATCGCCCCGGAGACGTGGTCGGCGATGTGCGAAGTCTTCGATGACAACCAGTTGCTCGACACGTTCTTCACGATCGGCACCTACTTCATCATGTCGACGATCCTGAAGACCGCGAAGGTGCCTCTCGAGGAGGGTTTCACCGTAAAGAATCCGGTCTAG